One Citricoccus sp. K5 DNA window includes the following coding sequences:
- the otsB gene encoding trehalose-phosphatase, producing the protein MTGPGLATALQEFAARESILVALDFDGVMAELVDLAENARPLPANASALATLAGLPGVHTALVSGRALESLLAVASPPESTLLIGSHGAERRLGPEAPPLELDEEQARALAAVGQVLEPVAARYPDSWVETKPAGRVLQVRLARSDEARRRAVAEAEEALGELAGLAGLAPFFVGHGKDVLEVAVVRADKGQGLDLLRSVTGAEAVLFAGDDVTDETGFARLDPARDVSIKVGPGETGAQFRIGGPADVASVLEAVRSWRP; encoded by the coding sequence ATGACCGGTCCGGGGCTGGCCACCGCCCTGCAGGAGTTCGCCGCGCGGGAATCGATCCTCGTGGCGCTGGACTTCGACGGGGTCATGGCCGAGCTCGTGGACCTGGCCGAGAACGCCCGCCCCCTGCCGGCGAACGCCAGCGCGCTGGCCACCCTGGCGGGACTCCCGGGCGTTCACACGGCGCTGGTCTCCGGCCGAGCCCTGGAATCACTGCTGGCTGTCGCCTCGCCCCCGGAGTCGACGCTCCTCATCGGTTCGCACGGCGCCGAGCGCCGCCTCGGCCCGGAGGCGCCCCCGCTGGAACTGGACGAGGAACAGGCTCGGGCCCTGGCCGCCGTCGGGCAGGTGTTGGAGCCCGTGGCAGCCCGGTATCCGGACTCGTGGGTGGAGACCAAGCCGGCGGGCCGGGTGCTGCAGGTGCGACTGGCCCGTTCAGACGAGGCGAGGCGCCGGGCCGTGGCCGAGGCCGAAGAGGCGTTGGGCGAGCTGGCCGGGCTGGCCGGCCTGGCACCCTTCTTCGTCGGGCACGGCAAGGACGTGCTGGAGGTCGCCGTGGTGCGGGCGGACAAGGGCCAGGGGCTGGACCTGCTGAGGTCTGTCACCGGGGCGGAAGCGGTGTTGTTCGCCGGGGACGACGTGACGGACGAGACGGGATTCGCCCGGCTGGACCCGGCCCGGGACGTGTCCATCAAGGTCGGCCCCGGAGAGACCGGAGCGCAGTTCAGGATCGGCGGGCCGGCGGACGTGGCCTCCGTGCTGGAAGCGGTGCGTTCATGGCGTCCGTAG
- a CDS encoding NADPH-dependent F420 reductase: MSGLPGTSGPLNILGAGRAGTSLARAAASAGLPVRIASSRPPTAMRLHLAQYAPRATAVAAEEIAQDGGEQPIVVLMVPQEDLDSVDPDWLDGCLLVDATNRWAEEPLPGWLQSGLDAGRSSSSVVAARFSGATVVKALNHVSHWDLDTAGRSPGPVRRGLGVASDSEEAAAAVGQLACDLGFTPVLLPGLAAGRALEPDGPVFNRPMSAPELARLTGGTVVQD; encoded by the coding sequence GTGAGTGGGCTTCCGGGCACATCCGGCCCCCTCAACATCCTCGGCGCCGGCCGGGCGGGAACCTCGCTCGCCCGGGCCGCCGCCTCGGCCGGCCTCCCGGTGCGGATCGCGTCCAGCCGGCCGCCCACCGCGATGCGCCTGCACCTGGCCCAGTACGCTCCCCGGGCCACCGCGGTGGCGGCGGAGGAGATTGCGCAGGACGGTGGGGAACAGCCGATCGTGGTGCTGATGGTCCCCCAGGAGGACCTCGACTCCGTGGACCCGGACTGGCTGGACGGCTGCCTCCTCGTGGACGCCACCAACCGCTGGGCCGAGGAGCCGCTCCCGGGCTGGCTCCAGTCCGGGCTCGACGCCGGCCGGTCCAGTTCTTCAGTTGTGGCCGCCCGGTTCTCCGGAGCCACGGTGGTGAAGGCCCTGAACCACGTCAGCCACTGGGACCTGGACACCGCGGGCCGTTCCCCGGGCCCCGTGCGGCGAGGGCTGGGAGTGGCCTCGGACAGCGAGGAGGCCGCGGCCGCCGTCGGGCAACTGGCCTGTGATCTGGGGTTCACCCCGGTGCTGCTGCCCGGCCTGGCCGCCGGCCGGGCCCTGGAGCCGGATGGGCCCGTCTTCAACCGGCCGATGTCCGCGCCCGAGCTGGCTCGCCTCACCGGCGGTACTGTGGTGCAGGACTGA
- a CDS encoding fumarylacetoacetate hydrolase family protein — translation MKLSTYRLPDSDPDTPGATFAALVTETDGPRATAAVELEGVIDVGDFLSLPEPNRTELVEAALAAAAEDPSRVLDASALEPATLIPFPTKVFCIGLNYRNHILETGLELPEHPAIFTKFAQTLTGATDAIDVPAEDHRLDWEGELCIVIGEPGRRIPEDQAAAHIAGYAISNDVSVRGYQGRTTEWTQGKVWEETTPIGPWLVTPDEYTPGATITTRVNGEVMQQDSTGDLVFGAEKLVSYISDMVTLLPGDLILTGTPAGVALARKNDAGRRPWLKAGDVLETEIEGLGLQRNEIR, via the coding sequence ATGAAGCTCTCTACCTATCGACTGCCCGACTCGGACCCAGACACCCCGGGCGCCACGTTCGCCGCACTCGTCACGGAGACCGACGGTCCCCGCGCCACGGCGGCCGTCGAGCTGGAAGGCGTGATCGACGTCGGGGACTTCCTGTCCCTGCCGGAACCGAACCGCACCGAGCTGGTGGAGGCCGCCCTGGCCGCGGCCGCGGAGGACCCCTCCCGGGTGCTGGATGCCTCGGCACTGGAGCCGGCCACGCTCATCCCGTTCCCCACCAAGGTGTTCTGCATCGGGCTGAACTATCGCAACCACATCCTGGAGACCGGGCTGGAGCTGCCGGAGCACCCGGCGATCTTCACCAAGTTCGCCCAGACGCTCACCGGCGCCACGGATGCCATCGACGTCCCGGCCGAGGACCACCGGCTGGACTGGGAAGGCGAGCTGTGCATCGTCATCGGTGAGCCCGGCCGTCGTATCCCCGAGGATCAGGCCGCCGCCCACATTGCCGGCTACGCCATCTCCAATGACGTCTCCGTCCGTGGCTACCAGGGCCGCACCACCGAATGGACACAGGGAAAGGTCTGGGAGGAGACCACGCCGATCGGTCCATGGCTGGTCACGCCGGACGAATACACACCCGGCGCCACGATCACCACCCGCGTCAACGGCGAGGTCATGCAGCAGGACTCCACCGGGGACCTCGTGTTCGGCGCCGAGAAGCTCGTCTCCTACATCTCCGACATGGTCACCCTGCTGCCCGGGGACCTCATCCTCACCGGCACCCCCGCCGGGGTCGCCCTGGCCCGGAAGAACGACGCCGGCCGGCGCCCCTGGCTGAAGGCCGGGGACGTCCTGGAGACGGAGATCGAGGGCCTGGGCCTGCAGCGGAACGAGATCCGATGA
- a CDS encoding ABC transporter ATP-binding protein produces MASVELRGITVQYPSARTPALDGLDLWAQDGRFTVVAGDLRSGKSTLLRVVAGQEPPGTGRVLIGGVDVTEVPAHDRDAVIVFQNYALYPHMDVQENMSFALRVAGVPPAERQDRVREAARLLDLEEQLGWTPERLTGPQRQQVALARAVVRRPAVLLMDDPLTALPPALKDHTAELIRSLARTLDVTTLYATAEPGPVAPVADRLLRLDSGQLREDTAVS; encoded by the coding sequence ATGGCGTCCGTAGAGCTGCGCGGCATCACCGTCCAGTACCCTTCAGCGCGGACCCCCGCCCTGGACGGGCTGGACCTCTGGGCCCAGGACGGCCGGTTCACGGTGGTCGCCGGTGACCTGCGCAGCGGCAAGTCCACACTGCTGCGGGTCGTGGCCGGGCAGGAGCCGCCGGGTACCGGGCGCGTGCTGATCGGTGGCGTGGACGTGACCGAGGTGCCGGCGCACGACCGTGACGCGGTGATCGTCTTCCAGAACTATGCCCTCTACCCGCACATGGACGTGCAGGAGAACATGAGCTTCGCCCTGCGGGTGGCCGGCGTCCCCCCGGCAGAACGGCAGGACCGGGTCCGGGAGGCTGCTCGCCTCCTGGACCTGGAGGAGCAGCTCGGCTGGACACCCGAGCGGCTGACCGGCCCGCAACGCCAGCAGGTGGCACTCGCGCGGGCCGTGGTCCGCCGGCCTGCCGTGCTGCTCATGGACGATCCTCTCACCGCTCTGCCCCCGGCCCTGAAGGACCACACGGCGGAGCTGATCCGCAGCCTGGCCCGCACCCTGGATGTCACCACTCTGTACGCCACCGCCGAGCCCGGGCCGGTGGCCCCCGTGGCGGACCGCCTGCTGCGGCTGGACTCGGGCCAGCTGAGGGAGGACACTGCCGTGTCATGA
- the rraA gene encoding ribonuclease E activity regulator RraA has translation MTAGFTTCDLYDADETLQSCSVQFQDLGARAVFTGPVRTIRCHRDNALVKQILNTPGHGAVLVVDGGGSLESALMGDLIAAAAVRNGWAGVVIHGAIRDRAVVRTLDLGVKALGSNPRKSAKDGAGEMDVPVQFGGVTFTPGATLWADEDGILVTP, from the coding sequence ATGACCGCCGGATTCACCACGTGCGACCTCTATGACGCGGACGAGACGCTGCAGTCCTGTTCGGTCCAGTTCCAGGACCTCGGCGCCCGGGCGGTGTTCACCGGCCCCGTGCGGACCATCCGCTGCCACCGGGACAACGCGCTGGTCAAGCAGATCCTGAACACCCCCGGGCACGGCGCAGTCCTCGTGGTGGATGGCGGCGGCTCCCTGGAGTCCGCCCTGATGGGCGACCTCATCGCCGCGGCCGCCGTGCGGAACGGCTGGGCCGGAGTGGTCATCCACGGGGCCATCCGAGACCGGGCCGTGGTCCGCACCCTGGACCTGGGCGTGAAGGCCCTGGGGTCCAACCCCCGCAAGTCCGCCAAGGACGGGGCCGGCGAGATGGACGTCCCCGTCCAGTTCGGCGGTGTGACCTTCACCCCGGGTGCCACCCTCTGGGCGGATGAGGACGGCATCCTGGTCACGCCGTGA
- the treY gene encoding malto-oligosyltrehalose synthase, with translation MHHVTSPQNAPASTYRLQLTADFTLDSAREILPYLRDLGVDWLYLSPMLGAEEGSTHGYDVVDTTQVDDARGGETGLRELAEAVHAAGGGILADIVPNHVGVATPKDNAWWWDLLKHGRASKYAMAFDIDWAAGDSRIWLPVLGDGTDEDPEAELARLRVVDGELHYYENVFPLAPGTEEAAHAAVGNTVGDTAGCEAGEEAVARAAHDLQNYRLMPWREADENLNYRRFFAVNSLAGVRVEIPRVFAETHREILSWVRDGLVDGLRVDHPDGLADPGGYFENLRQATGGIYLLGEKILESGERLPAAWPMDGTTGYDALGEVDRILTDPAGAPELDEVAGRLGGWGRTEDPAGETAAAAEVVWAEMIHGTKRAVADGMLRSEVERLARLVPGLVPDDEGTGEDLVQDALAELLACFPVYRSYLPTGRHHLDDAAAEAVRRRPELAEAVEALLPLLADPDHPVGERFQQTSGMVMAKGVEDTAFYRYTRLASLNEVGGDPSSFALELKRFHELQGDRQARMPRTMTTLSTHDTKRSEDVRARIDVLSEIPGEWVRTLDRLRELAPLGDGPFEKLLWETIVGAWPVDGSPLQTQRLADYALKAAREAATRTTWTEQDEEFEAALADLAERATGTGELRDEIQRIADRIAVPGMTNQVAMKLIQLTMPGIPDVYQGTEVPFPTLVDPDNRRPVDFRERTALLARLDDGWEPEFPAPAESEDGSTRPDGAALAEYAAGLKMLITSRALRARREHPEWFTRYEELDVLGEASDHVVAFTRGGCITVATRWPLGLEDEGGWGDAAVVLPRQTMVDLLTGRRFGGAFTDGATRLAEVFERHPVALLVPEDGNTLR, from the coding sequence GTGCACCACGTGACCAGCCCGCAGAACGCCCCCGCATCCACCTACCGCCTGCAGCTCACCGCGGACTTCACGCTCGACAGCGCCCGCGAGATCCTGCCCTACCTGCGGGACCTGGGAGTCGACTGGCTCTACCTCTCCCCGATGCTCGGTGCAGAGGAGGGCTCCACCCACGGCTACGACGTGGTGGACACCACCCAGGTGGACGACGCCCGCGGTGGGGAGACCGGGTTGCGTGAGCTGGCTGAGGCCGTGCACGCGGCCGGCGGCGGAATTCTCGCCGACATCGTGCCGAACCACGTGGGCGTGGCCACCCCCAAGGACAACGCCTGGTGGTGGGACCTGCTCAAGCACGGCCGAGCCTCCAAGTACGCGATGGCCTTCGACATCGACTGGGCCGCCGGGGACTCCCGCATCTGGCTGCCCGTCCTGGGGGACGGCACCGACGAGGACCCGGAGGCCGAGCTCGCGAGGCTGCGCGTGGTGGACGGGGAGCTGCACTACTACGAGAACGTCTTCCCCCTGGCGCCGGGCACCGAGGAGGCGGCGCACGCCGCCGTCGGGAACACGGTTGGGGACACAGCCGGGTGCGAGGCCGGGGAGGAAGCTGTAGCCCGCGCCGCACACGATCTGCAGAACTACCGGCTGATGCCGTGGCGCGAGGCGGACGAGAACCTCAACTACCGCCGCTTCTTCGCGGTCAACTCCCTGGCCGGGGTCCGGGTGGAGATCCCGCGGGTCTTCGCCGAGACCCACCGCGAGATCCTGTCCTGGGTCCGCGACGGACTCGTGGACGGGCTCCGCGTGGACCACCCAGACGGGCTGGCGGATCCGGGCGGATACTTCGAGAACCTGCGGCAGGCCACCGGGGGGATCTACCTGCTCGGGGAGAAGATCTTGGAGTCCGGCGAACGACTGCCCGCCGCCTGGCCCATGGACGGCACCACCGGCTACGACGCCCTTGGCGAGGTGGACCGCATCCTGACGGACCCGGCCGGTGCCCCTGAGCTCGATGAGGTGGCCGGACGGCTCGGTGGGTGGGGCCGCACCGAGGATCCCGCCGGAGAGACGGCGGCCGCCGCCGAGGTGGTGTGGGCGGAGATGATCCACGGGACCAAGCGTGCCGTGGCGGATGGCATGCTCCGCTCCGAGGTCGAACGCCTGGCGCGCCTCGTCCCCGGACTGGTCCCGGACGACGAGGGGACCGGCGAGGACCTCGTCCAGGACGCCCTGGCGGAACTGCTCGCCTGCTTTCCCGTCTACCGTTCCTACCTGCCGACCGGACGCCATCACCTGGACGACGCCGCCGCTGAGGCCGTGCGCCGCCGTCCCGAGCTGGCGGAGGCGGTCGAGGCACTCCTGCCGCTGCTGGCCGATCCGGACCACCCCGTGGGTGAACGCTTCCAGCAGACCTCTGGGATGGTCATGGCCAAGGGTGTAGAGGACACCGCCTTCTACCGGTACACGCGGTTGGCGTCGCTGAACGAGGTCGGCGGGGACCCGTCGTCGTTCGCGCTGGAGTTGAAGCGGTTCCACGAGCTGCAGGGGGATCGGCAGGCGCGCATGCCCCGCACCATGACCACGCTCTCCACGCATGACACCAAACGCAGTGAGGACGTCCGTGCCCGGATCGACGTGCTGTCCGAGATCCCGGGGGAATGGGTCCGCACCCTGGACCGTCTCAGGGAGCTGGCCCCGCTGGGGGACGGCCCGTTCGAGAAGCTGTTGTGGGAGACCATCGTGGGCGCCTGGCCGGTGGACGGCTCCCCACTTCAGACCCAGCGGCTGGCCGACTACGCGCTCAAGGCCGCCCGCGAGGCCGCGACCCGCACCACCTGGACCGAACAGGACGAGGAGTTCGAGGCCGCGCTCGCGGACCTCGCCGAGCGGGCCACCGGGACGGGCGAGCTGCGGGACGAGATCCAGCGCATCGCTGACCGGATCGCCGTTCCCGGCATGACCAATCAGGTGGCCATGAAGCTCATCCAGCTCACCATGCCCGGCATCCCGGACGTCTACCAGGGCACTGAGGTTCCGTTCCCCACCCTCGTGGACCCGGACAACCGCCGGCCCGTGGACTTCCGGGAGCGGACGGCCCTGTTGGCGCGGCTCGACGACGGGTGGGAGCCCGAGTTCCCGGCTCCGGCAGAGTCGGAGGACGGTTCGACCCGGCCCGACGGCGCCGCGCTCGCCGAGTACGCCGCCGGACTGAAGATGCTCATCACCTCCCGCGCCCTGCGCGCCCGCCGGGAGCACCCCGAGTGGTTCACCCGCTACGAGGAGCTCGACGTCCTCGGCGAGGCATCGGACCACGTGGTCGCCTTCACCCGGGGCGGGTGTATCACCGTGGCCACCCGGTGGCCGCTGGGGCTGGAGGATGAAGGCGGATGGGGAGACGCGGCTGTGGTGCTGCCCCGCCAGACCATGGTGGACCTGCTGACCGGGCGCCGCTTCGGCGGGGCCTTCACGGACGGCGCCACGCGTCTGGCCGAGGTCTTCGAACGCCACCCGGTGGCGCTGCTGGTGCCGGAGGACGGGAACACGCTGCGATGA
- the treZ gene encoding malto-oligosyltrehalose trehalohydrolase, translated as MTLPPLSVWAPHARTVELVFTEHEPGAVHDGENRWAIVASGAMEPAEDGWWVPEVPVDAPFGADHGYGYRVDGEGPFPDPRSRCQPDTVHGPSRLFDASAQGWKDGDWAGRPLRGAVIYELHLGTFTDEGTLDAAAQKLDHLVSLGVTHVELLPVNSFGGGHNWGYDGVGWYAVDASYGGPSAYQRFVDACHGAGLAVIQDVVYNHLGPSGNYLPQFGPYLTEHSTGWGSGLNLDGPDSDEVRRYILDNARMWFEDYHVDGLRLDAVHALRDTRAVHLLEELAAETDALSERLGRPLVLVAESDLNDPRLIADRPGPGADGAGGYGLTGQWSDDFHHAVHVALTGETDGYYADFAPLSALAKVLNGGFFHDGSWSSFRQRHHGRPLGEHLPAEALVVCIQNHDQVGNRAAGDRMAASLDEGQLVIGAALLLTGPFTPMLFMGEEWAASTPWQFFTAHREPELAQAVTEGRRREFARMAWSHDAVPDPQSPETFAASTLRWDEAGTGRHARLLELYRTLARIRTERPELTDPDRSTTRAVVDDERHWVRMDRGVAAESGAGADVGPGSVVLLAALGAEPMPIPDELRGYRLLAGHGADGPRTEVPGDARVQPHGFLLLGRGGQS; from the coding sequence ATGACCCTGCCGCCCCTGTCCGTGTGGGCACCGCACGCGCGGACGGTGGAGCTGGTGTTCACCGAGCACGAGCCCGGGGCCGTTCATGACGGGGAGAACCGATGGGCGATCGTCGCGTCGGGGGCAATGGAACCCGCCGAGGACGGTTGGTGGGTCCCGGAGGTGCCGGTGGACGCGCCCTTCGGGGCCGACCACGGATACGGCTACCGGGTGGACGGCGAAGGGCCGTTCCCGGACCCGCGCTCGCGGTGCCAGCCGGACACCGTGCACGGGCCCTCACGGCTGTTCGACGCCTCGGCACAGGGCTGGAAGGACGGTGATTGGGCCGGCCGCCCGCTGCGGGGTGCGGTGATCTACGAACTCCACCTCGGCACCTTCACGGACGAGGGAACCCTGGATGCCGCCGCCCAGAAGCTGGACCACCTGGTCTCGCTCGGGGTGACCCACGTGGAACTGCTGCCCGTGAACTCCTTCGGCGGGGGGCACAACTGGGGCTACGACGGCGTCGGCTGGTACGCCGTGGACGCCTCCTACGGTGGGCCGTCGGCCTATCAACGCTTTGTGGACGCCTGCCACGGGGCCGGGCTGGCCGTGATCCAGGACGTGGTCTACAACCACCTCGGACCCTCCGGGAACTACCTCCCGCAGTTCGGCCCGTACCTGACCGAGCACTCCACCGGCTGGGGCAGCGGGCTCAACCTGGACGGCCCGGACTCGGACGAGGTACGCCGGTACATCCTGGACAACGCCCGGATGTGGTTCGAGGACTACCACGTGGACGGGCTCCGGTTGGATGCCGTCCACGCGCTGCGGGACACCCGTGCCGTGCACCTGCTCGAGGAGCTGGCCGCGGAGACGGACGCCCTGTCAGAGCGGCTGGGCCGTCCGCTGGTGCTCGTGGCCGAATCGGACCTGAACGATCCGCGGCTCATCGCGGACCGGCCCGGACCCGGGGCCGATGGTGCGGGCGGCTACGGACTGACGGGGCAGTGGTCGGACGACTTCCACCACGCCGTCCACGTGGCCCTGACCGGGGAGACGGACGGTTACTACGCCGACTTCGCGCCCCTGTCCGCGCTGGCCAAGGTGCTCAACGGCGGGTTCTTCCACGATGGCAGCTGGTCCTCCTTCCGCCAACGCCACCACGGCCGGCCGCTGGGGGAGCACCTCCCGGCCGAGGCCCTGGTGGTCTGTATCCAGAACCACGACCAGGTCGGCAACCGGGCCGCCGGCGATCGCATGGCCGCGAGCCTCGATGAGGGTCAGCTGGTGATCGGCGCCGCCCTGCTGTTGACCGGTCCCTTCACCCCGATGCTCTTCATGGGAGAGGAGTGGGCGGCCTCCACCCCGTGGCAGTTCTTCACAGCGCACCGTGAACCGGAGCTGGCGCAGGCGGTGACGGAGGGCCGGCGCCGGGAGTTCGCCCGCATGGCCTGGAGTCACGACGCGGTGCCGGACCCGCAGTCCCCGGAGACCTTCGCCGCCTCGACGCTGCGGTGGGACGAGGCCGGGACCGGCCGGCACGCCCGGCTGCTGGAGCTCTACCGAACCTTGGCCCGGATCCGCACGGAGCGTCCCGAGCTGACCGATCCCGACCGCTCCACCACCCGCGCGGTGGTGGATGACGAGCGCCACTGGGTGCGAATGGACCGGGGCGTGGCCGCGGAAAGTGGCGCTGGCGCCGACGTCGGACCGGGTTCTGTGGTCCTGCTGGCGGCACTGGGTGCGGAGCCGATGCCGATCCCGGATGAGTTGCGCGGATACCGTCTGCTCGCCGGCCACGGAGCCGACGGCCCGCGCACGGAGGTTCCCGGTGACGCCCGCGTACAACCCCACGGATTCCTGCTCCTCGGGCGCGGCGGTCAGTCGTAG
- a CDS encoding DUF4032 domain-containing protein, giving the protein MTPRSGLDITTSGTAVDTAALIALPWDVPLAEWPESALAALPRGLSRHVVRFAHLEGAVVAVKETTEFSARREYQLLRRLERLDVPCVEPVAVVAGRTDPDGEPLPPVLVTRHLRFSLPYRAVFSRRLHRDTLTRLIDALALLLVELHLAGFYWGDVSLSNTLFRRDAGAFAAYLVDAETGELHPSLSRGQREHDLELARVNVAGELMDLMSGGLVEGDVDPVATSQLIIDAYRRLWEELTADMSFRPGERWRVEERIRRLNSLGFDVEEYAIRTTRGGSELVLQPKVVDPGHHQRRLLGLTGLDVQENQARRLLRDIDEYRAVNHPEMDEHEAANRWLTEVFEPVAQSIPANLSGKLEPAEVMHQLLEHRWYLSENQSRSVPLDEALESYLQTVLPHRRDEDAVVLHPTTTMLKAVELPSENYD; this is encoded by the coding sequence ATGACACCGCGTTCCGGTCTGGACATCACCACCTCGGGCACTGCCGTGGACACTGCGGCGCTGATCGCCCTGCCCTGGGACGTGCCCTTGGCCGAGTGGCCCGAGTCCGCCCTCGCCGCCCTCCCCCGTGGGCTGTCCCGGCACGTGGTGCGGTTCGCCCACCTCGAGGGTGCCGTGGTCGCGGTGAAGGAGACCACGGAGTTCTCGGCCCGCCGCGAATACCAGTTGCTGCGCCGGCTCGAACGGTTGGATGTCCCCTGTGTGGAGCCGGTGGCCGTGGTCGCCGGCCGCACCGACCCGGACGGCGAGCCCCTGCCGCCGGTGCTCGTGACCCGGCACCTGCGGTTCTCGCTGCCCTACCGCGCCGTGTTCTCCCGGCGGCTGCACCGGGACACCCTGACCCGGCTGATCGACGCCCTCGCCCTGCTGCTCGTGGAGCTGCACCTGGCCGGCTTCTACTGGGGGGACGTCTCCCTGTCCAACACCCTGTTCCGCCGTGACGCAGGCGCCTTCGCCGCCTACCTGGTGGATGCCGAGACCGGTGAACTGCATCCCTCCCTGTCCCGCGGCCAGCGGGAGCATGACCTGGAGCTGGCCCGGGTCAACGTGGCCGGTGAGCTGATGGACCTGATGTCCGGCGGCCTGGTGGAGGGGGACGTGGACCCCGTGGCCACCTCGCAGCTGATCATCGATGCCTACCGCCGGCTGTGGGAGGAGCTCACCGCGGACATGTCCTTCCGGCCCGGCGAGCGCTGGCGGGTCGAGGAGCGGATCCGCCGCTTGAACTCCCTCGGCTTCGATGTGGAGGAGTACGCCATCCGCACCACCCGGGGCGGCTCCGAACTGGTGCTGCAGCCCAAGGTCGTGGACCCGGGTCACCACCAGCGCCGCCTGTTGGGACTGACCGGCCTGGATGTGCAGGAGAACCAGGCCCGGCGGCTGCTGCGGGACATCGACGAGTACCGGGCCGTCAACCACCCCGAGATGGACGAGCACGAGGCGGCGAACCGTTGGCTGACCGAGGTCTTCGAGCCCGTGGCCCAGTCCATCCCGGCGAACCTGTCCGGCAAGCTCGAACCCGCCGAGGTGATGCACCAGTTGCTCGAACACCGCTGGTATCTCTCCGAGAACCAGTCCCGGTCAGTGCCACTGGACGAGGCCCTGGAGTCCTACCTCCAGACCGTCCTGCCCCACCGCCGGGACGAGGACGCCGTGGTGCTGCATCCGACGACCACCATGCTCAAGGCCGTCGAACTCCCCTCAGAGAACTACGACTGA